The Henckelia pumila isolate YLH828 chromosome 2, ASM3356847v2, whole genome shotgun sequence genome includes a window with the following:
- the LOC140883358 gene encoding probable polygalacturonase At1g80170 has product MAPHWHQMPELISSFVSSSSFKNSFLQIIYVINYFLFNFANPKLFGPLSSGIYGNTSASSNFLLLNIDDFGARGDGCTDDTKKLQDVWKLACSSSSRAKIVIPAKKSYHVRPTNFSGPCLSKVTLQISGVIVAPQDPEVWSGLDVHKWLYFRGVDYLTVEGGGKINGMGQEWWAQSCKTNTSNPCTHAPTAITFHKCNKLQVRNITLINSQQMHMAFTSCVNVAVSGVKILAPADSPNTDGIHISASTEVDLTGIAISTGDDCISIVSNSSKIRAKDIFCGPGHGISIGSLGKYNSSAAVQDVVVDGAVFIDTDNGVRIKTWQGGRGFARKIKFQNIRMRNVSHPIIIDQYYCDSPVSCRNQTSSVSIDSVIFRNIKGTSETEEVITLSCSDDYPCTRLFLEDIQLDSMSGVAKASCWEAYGTSSGLVRPSPCVLSGDTLVRRTAKSYSMSMWIYDYAFF; this is encoded by the exons ATGGCTCCCCACTGGCACCAAATGCCAGAGCTCATTTCTTCGTTTGTTTCTTCATCGtcattcaaaaattcatttctgCAAATAATATATGTAATCAATTattttctcttcaatttcgCCAATCCAAAATTGTTCGGCCCTTTATCATCTGGGATTTACGGTAACACTTCCGCCAGCTCAAATTTCCTTCTTCTTAACATCGATGATTTCGGTGCCAGAGGCGATGGCTGCACCGATGACACCAAG AAATTGCAAGATGTTTGGAAGCTAGCTTGTTCATCATCATCGCGGGCGAAAATAGTAATTCCCGCGAAGAAATCATATCATGTTCGACCAACTAATTTTAGCGGCCCATGTCTTTCCAAAGTGACCTTGCAG ATTTCTGGTGTTATTGTGGCACCACAAGATCCTGAGGTTTGGAGCGGTTTAGACGTGCATAAATGGCTTTATTTCCGTGGCGTAGACTACCTCACGGTGGAAGGAGGTGGCAAAATTAATGGGATGGGACAAGAATGGTGGGCGCAATCATGCAAGACCAATACATCAAAT CCCTGTACTCATGCACCCACG GCTATTACATTCCACAAATGCAACAAGTTGCAAGTCCGAAATATTACGTTGATTAACAGCCAACAAATGCACATGGCCTTTACTAGTTGTGTGAATGTTGCAGTTTCTGGTGTCAAGATTTTAGCACCTGCTGATAGCCCTAACACAGATGGGATCCACATAAGTGCATCAACAGAAGTTGATCTTACTGGCATCGCTATTAGCACAG GAGATGACTGCATATCCATCGTTAGTAATTCTTCAAAGATCCGAGCAAAGGACATTTTCTGTGGACCAGGCCATGGTATAAG TATTGGAAGTTTAGGAAAATACAATTCTTCTGCTGCCGTGCAGGATGTTGTTGTTGATGGCGCGGTTTTTATTGACACGGATAATGGGGTGAGGATCAAAACATGGCAG GGAGGCCgtggttttgcccgaaaaataaaatttcagaaTATTCGGATGCGTAACGTCTCACATCCTATTATAATCGATCAATACTATTGTGATTCTCCGGTGTCTTGTCGAAACCAG ACATCCAGTGTCAGTATAGATAGTGTAATTTTCCGCAATATCAAAGGAACATCAGAAACAGAGGAAGTTATCACATTATCATGCAGCGATGACTATCCGTGCACGAGATTATTTTTGGAGGATATTCAACTCGACTCGATGTCTGGAGTCGCAAAAGCATCTTGCTGGGAAGCGTATGGCACGAGCTCGGGTCTGGTCCGTCCCAGTCCTTGCGTTCTATCTGGTGATACCTTGGTTCGACGGACAGCTAAGTCATATTCAATGAGCATGTGGATTTATGATTATGCGTTCTTTTGA